In the genome of Oreochromis niloticus isolate F11D_XX unplaced genomic scaffold, O_niloticus_UMD_NMBU tig00006606_pilon_6612427-7070595, whole genome shotgun sequence, one region contains:
- the LOC112845289 gene encoding Fc receptor-like protein 4: MLISNKVVVKQQPNWPQIFRGGSVTLTCSVNPLSSSGWKYYWYRDEKSSEALTTQDAVFHSNGQISVSQEGLYRCRGGRGNPVYYTEDSQSVRIGKTVTVSNRPVVTLYPNWSEIYRGETITVRCEIHGGDTEWDYEWETNSRIKAPNQNEYRIRSASLNCEVEHPSAGWSFYW, encoded by the exons ATGTTaa TTTCCAATAAAGTTGttgtaaaacaacaacccaactgGCCTCAGATATTCAGAG ggggcagtgtgaccctgacctgctctgtgaacccattatcatcatctggatggaaatactactggtaCAGAGATGAGAAATCCTCTGAAGCCCTGACCACACAAGATGCAGTTTTCCACTCAAATGGACAAATCAGTGTCTCACAGGAAGGACTCTacaggtgcagaggaggaagaggaaacccagtttactacacagaggacagccagTCAGTCAGGATTGGGAAAACTG TAACAGTCTCAAACAGGCCTGTTGTGACTCTGTATCCAAACTGGTCTGAGATATACAGAGGAGAGAcgatcactgtcagatgtgagatccatggaggagacactgagtgggattatgagtgggaaacaaacagcaggataaaagctccaaatcaaaatgaatacaggattagatctgcttca ctgaactgtgaggttgaacatccgtctgcaggatggagcttctactgg